ATACAATTAACATAACACCAGCTGTCCCTAAAAAGATTAATTCAGGCCACTCCTACCACTCTGCAATATTCCattgctcctgccctgcccccacagaggTCCTTGTTGCATTGATAGCCCGGAGCCATGCTCCTCTTTAACAAGCAGAGAAAGCAAGCCCAAGAGATGAAACATTGTTTTCCACTCGAGGAAGGGGGAAGTTGGAGGGGGCGAGCTGGACCAGTACACTTCTCACAGCAAGTAGTGCTGCCTCCCCTTGAAGAACCCAACAGGTCAGGGCCTGACACACTTCTTGCTCCCCAGCCCTTCTTTAAATAGCGGGAGGGGGGGCAGTCTGCTCACTCCCTattcatccctccccaccccaaaaagctTGTTAGTTCCTTGGCTCGCTTCTTCTCTGAGACCACTTGCCTGCTCATCAGAGATGAGGAGCAGAGAAGACTAGGAGCCCGAGAGCTGCCAAAAGAGAGtctccctttcctttctccaTCCCTTGCTTTTGCTGCCTGTCCTTGCAGTGCATCACCTGAGAATGCAGTGCAGCAGGACAGGGAGGCAGAATCCTCTCTAGTGCATGACCTATCACACCATGTAGTACACTTAAAAGGTCTGGTCCCTGCAATCTTCTCAGTAGGGTGGCCCACATCACCAAGGGGGGCAACGGATACATAATGCTGACAAAGTCAAGCATTAAGTCTCAAAGGTTTGGGGAGTGAGTGACAATGCTGCCACAGAGAGCGGTTATCCCCAACACTATCTTGGAGATACAAAAACCCAGGATATCAGGAATGATCTTGAGCCCCTAAAGCTGGACAGCTGGCAGTGTATACTGAGCACCCTTACAGATTTCCCAGTACACCTACCTCAAAAAAAGGTGATCCTGggtccctgtgccccccaccacctcccacacTGCATGTATCAAATCTTGTGAAGTGTACCTGCTGTTGTGGCAatctcttcttctgtctccaCCCCAGTAGAGCTCTGTCATGATTCAGTCCTCTCTGCATCTGTAAATAAGGAGGGGATGAAGGGATCCTATGTGCAGATCTTGATTTAACTTTGTGACTGGAATTCAAATGAAGTGTTTCCATTCAGAAACTTCATCTGTCCAGCCCACAGTCTACACAATCCTACTAAAGGGAGCTATCACAAGCATATTTGTCTCTCAGTACTCACCCTGCAAGCCTCCACATACACAAAAGCTAAAACCCTGCTCCTCTTCTTCCttctatttcaaaataaataaaatatgagaGAACTCATCTGAAATCACAGCTATCAGGGGATGGCTCCATTTTCTGTAACAGGTTTATTCTCTCTTCAGATATACGACGTTCCCCCTGCATCAGTTAAGGGGCCTGTGCATCCAGTCCCAATGGGAGAGGCAAGAGGTCAAGGGGTGTATGATATACCTCCTATAAAAGGGGTAAGTCTGATGCAATTTCAGTAGATAATACATGCTTTTTCATGTCAGATGGAAGACGTGTTTAGACATAAAAGTGCATATGACACTGAATAAGGGTATTGAATTCAGGTACTTTAAACAGTCCCTCAGGCTTTTTGCACATTCATTAAAACTTTGTAACATAATTACTCACCTCATGTAGGGTAACTATAAATTAGAGCTAAAGCTACATTTAGGAgatcccccaccctccaccccccgcttATAAAAGATTTCATGTTCATTTTGATGGAAATGAACATTTTTTAATTAGAAAGAAAACTGTGACTTCTTGAAATCCAGGGTGAaagtctggccccattgaagtcagtggcaaatcttccattgacttcaccgaGGCAAGGATTCCCTACCTTCTCCCCCTGAATTTTAATTTAATGCTAGTTCCATTGAAGACGTCTTTGCTATTTTACCTTTGTGCTCATGGCTTGCTTTCTGCATTTCAGATCTATGATTTCCCTGCATCTGCATGCAGAGAGGATACAGGGCTGAGGGAAAACTTGCTGGATTTCCCTCCTTCAGTGAACCATAATGCAAGACTGGAAGGAGTGTATGACATCCCTCCTCCCACTACCAAAGAACTTGCCAAGAAATTTACCTCTGACGTCCCTATACCTAATGATTTAATGTCACGCAAACATGGCCTGTATGACATTCCAGTGAGCCATCAAAATCAATTTCTTGGTCAGCAGATTGCTCCTCAGAAGGATGTATACGATACCCCCCGTGGAGTTCCATTTCCTGGACAGCAGTCAGGATTCAGCAAAAGCCTAAATCCAGAGGGAAGGGAAGGTGTATATGATGTGCCACCACAAGACACTAAAGGATTGAAAGATGTGACAGATGGGATAAATAGATTATCTTTCTCCAGTACAGGCAGCACCAGGAGTAACATGTCTACATCTTCCACAACTTCAAAGGAGTCTTCTTTTTCAGCCTCGCCTTCTCAGGACAAACGATTAATACTGGATCCAGACACAGCCATAGAGAGACTTTACTGGCTTCAGCAGACAGTGGAGACTGTGGTCTCTAACCTCATGGCCTTTGTTAACACAGACTGGCGGTCTTATGGGTACATGGAGAAAAATATCAATGAAATCcacactgctgtggagaaagtggagCAGTCGTTGGTGGAGTATCTTCAGTTTGCAAAAGGAGCAACAGCCAATGCTTCCTGTCTCTCAGAAATCAATCTCTATAACAAAATGAGAAGGGAGCTGCAGAGACTGGAGGATTCTCACCAGATCTTGACCCAGACCAGTCATGACCTGAGTAGCTATAGCTGGTCATTGAACATTTTGGTGGTCAACAAATCCCAAAACAAATGTGATGATCTAGACCGATTTGTTATGGTGGCAAAGACAGTCCCAGATGATGCCAAGCAATTGACCACCACTGTCAGCATCAATGCAGAGATGCTATTCAAACAGGTATCAGGCAGATCACGTTTAAAGAATGTTTCAGAGAACATTATGAACACATCTGACTATGCATATAACAGCCCCCAGAATCAGCTGTTACATCATGGAGAGAAAACTCAGGACCACAGCAGTTCTTTGCCCCCACTTCTGAGTAAAGACCTGCATCCCCCCGGTATCACTAATGAGGGCTCTGAGAAGAGCTGGATGGATGATTACGATTACGTGCACCTACAGGTAAGCGAGCCAGACACATTGTTCTGCTCAATGCAGATTAAGATTTGTTGCATGCTCTTTTCTGTAAGAACTGTTCATGGCACGACAGGAAGCAGACTGTCACACCAAGATATTCttgaaattccttttcttttttttaaatggatgcaTATCAAAAGTTGCCTGAGAAACTTCATTCAGCCCAGACTGCACATTGGGTACAGATTTTAAAAGTTAGTTTGAATCCCAAGAATGGGATTCAAATGGGACTACTCTGTACATAATGGCTGTAGCCTATCACCAACATAACATTGTCCATTTCCTATTTGTCCTCTTGTGGGTGTGCTACAAATTAAGATGGCAATACAAGAAGGTACATTTGTCACACTGTCTGTGGGCATTTAATTATTAACTCTAGAGAATTACCGTTTGACACAATGTCTATTTTTATCTTGTGCCACACAGGGAAAAGAGGAGTTTGAAAGACAACAGAAAGAGCttctagaaaaagaaaatatcatcAAGCAGAACAAGATGCAGCTGGAGCATCATCAGGTACGTCCAGTCAGACTTGGAAAGCACCAAGCTGTCAGAATTGGAAGGCACCATGCAGGCCATTTTGTACCACGAGACGTGTCAGCCAAATAAAAGAGAAAGAGCTCATCTCTCAGCCACTTAATGGCGGCTTAGTAACAAAGGAGGCATGGGTGTCCATTCTCCCCTCAGATTCAGAAGTGGTTAGCATGCGAGAGAGTTTCCCACCATTCTCTCCTGTAGATTTTCTTCAGCCCTGGAGGCACTAAAGAATGCAAGTACCTCTATGGCAATTTAGCCCTTTCAGACTCTTGGAGATAGCCTGGGAGTCAACATCATCATCTCGTTTGTTACCTTGCTGCCGTTAGATAGCAGAACTGCAGCTCTTCCTGTGTATTTGAGAGAGGTCTCCTCTGCTGGGAAGAGATCTGTCCCCTGAAAGCACATTCAAAACATGTCTGTTCAAGAGGTTAATTCTTTttatagcacctagaagcccctcTGTACTAGGCACAGTATACACACataggctgcgtctacactacacaccactgGTGATAGCATGTAGGGTATGTGAAAAACAGGCTCCATCCACACTGGCTGAGCCTTTCCCAGCTGTCTCCTCCCTGCTGGcatctttccctgctgcctccctctgcccGAGTCTTTCCatgtggcagggaaaggctctagcAGCTGGGAGATGGCAGCACCTTTCCCCACTGCAAGTAGAGAGCGTGTAGGGTGTGCACTTGGATACACACCCACACCCTTCAGGCATGTCTTTATGCTACTTGCCAAAGCCCAGGCCTCATGGTCTACATTGCTCTTTATGCCTGTGCTGGGGGGCTACGCACATATATACTCTACCCGCCACCAAAAAGAAGCATGCAGTTTAGACATACTCATAGTAAGAGACGAGTCCTCTTCCACAGAGTTTATATaggaggggaaatagaggcacagagcagtgaagtgacttttccaaggtcacacagcaggacagtggcagagACAAAAACTGAACCTCGGTCtcttgagtcctagtccagtgccgtATCCACTGGCCCACACAGAACACAAGTGTAGATTATGCACACCCACTGTCTAAATACGTACatcactaaattaaaaaaaaaatcttaggataactttaaaattgtgatttttaaacaCCAAAATGATCAGGTAACAAAATGTTAACGCTGTCATAGTAATAGTAACTCGCCAGCATGCTGACATGAAATGTACagttttcataaatataaaatattaacaaatttaGTAACGAAGAATACTCCATATGTGCAATATGGGAGTGGTAACCTTgatttttgcatttcctgacttgtgAGCATTTAAAGCTGTAATCTTACCATTACATTAATGTAaggttttgtatttaaatttccctgtgtgtttttgtttgcttgaagAGCAATGAGGAGCTGAAAGATTAACATTTGATAGCTCACGATCATGCATAGATAGAAGTGTCAGCTATTTATCATAGGAGAGAGTCTCAAGTGGATGGACAACAACTGTTTCCGACTCTGTAGTGCCCCAATATATCAGTTCTTAAAACCATTAGCTTTTTAGATATAGCAAAGCTGTTTTAGATTGTTACGACTTCTCTGGCCCTGTGTAGTTGGACTCATGGAAACTAAAGCACCTGATTTTACAGGACGTGGGGTCCAAAGATGTCCCAATAAGTTTTTTAAAGTCTTCAAAATTGTCTACAGTAGTTTTCCTATATGTGGCATGTATAGATATACATGATGGTACACTCTGGCATAAAGGATTAATTGGCCCCCATTTAGATGAGATGTGTAAGTTACTTGTGAGTAACATAGCCAAAccaaatcatagattcatagattcatagatattaaggtcagaagggaccattatgatcatccagtccgacctcccgcacaatgcaggccacagaatctcacccacccactcctgcgataaacctctcacctatgtctgagctattgaagtcctcaaatcgtggtttaaagacttcaaggagcagagaatcctccagcaagtgacccgtgccccatgctacagaggaaggcaaaaaacctccagggcctcttccaatctgccctggaggaaaattccttcccgaccccaaatatggcgatcagctaaaccctgagcatatgggcaagattcaccagccagatgctacagaaaattctttcctgggttactcaggtcccaccccatctaacatcccatcataggccattaggcctatttaccatgaatatttaaagatcaattaattaccaaaatcatgttatcgcatcataccatctcctccataaacttattgagtacACACTATGGGAATAGTATTTAGAAACTGTGCTTGCAGCTTGCATACAGGATGTTAAGAAATCAGTGTGAAATGTATTTGCGTTTATCAAAGGCAGGATAGGTTTGTGAATTATAACAAGGGTGATGTGATGTGTTAATAGCTTTTTGAAGAGACTCTTCTCTTTGCCATTCAGATCAATCAGTTCCAGCAACTGGAGCAAGAGATCACAAAGCCTGTGGAGAATGACATCTCAAAATGGAAGCCACCTCAGAGTCTTCAAACTGCAAGCAGCAATGTGGGCTCTCAAGACAGAGAGCTGCTCTTCTTTTATTCTGACCAGTGCGAGACTCATTTCGTTTCTCTCCTAAATGCCATTGATGCTTTTTTTAATTGTGTTAGTGCTGCTCAGCCACCGAGGATGTTCGTCGCTCACAGCAAGTTTGTCATTTTAAGcgctcacaaactggtgttcatTGGGGACACGCTCACAAGGCAAGTGACTACTCAGGATATCCGCAGCAAAGTGATGAACTCCAGCAACCAGCTATGTGAATTGCTAAAGAACATTGTTATGGCAACCAAGATGGCTGCTTTGTATTATCCCAACCCGACTGCCCTGCAGGAGATGGTCGACCGAGTAACAGAACTGTCTCATCACGCACAGCTGTTTAAACGCTCTCTGGTACAGATGGCATcattctgaaacaaacaaaatggaaTCCAATCAATGGAcagtaaaaatgattttaaaaaactggaaatATGTCCTATTTTATGTAAATGTTATCAATTTTTGTAGATATTttacatgaaatattttaaatacatttttatggaTTAGAAAATCTAAAATTCAGGGATCTGGGGGTATATCTGTTTCCCTATTATGtttttaatatacatatatatgtatacactGCATATATGTATATGTTGCTACATTCCATAAGACACCATTATGTAAGCACCTTAAAAGTATGCATCAGTTAAGTGGTGCATATCACTGTATATACTGCCTGGTTTTCTATATATCCGTTAATTGGATGCTGCactctctttttggggggcataCTGTGTATTTTACTTCAACTTAAATGTGGCACATGGACAAGGCTGTCAAATCTATTTGTAGCAGTTCATGATGTAGATGTAATAGTTCTAATGGAACCCCAATCCCCTCCTAGAACTGACTTGATTTGAATTAATTTAGTAAAAAATTAACTGTACCCTCAATTTTATTTTGCATACAGGAGTCAATCATTTTGAGCattgtatgtgtgtgcatatatatatatatatatatataaaagttacATAACAGACAATAAACCAAGGCTCAAACTAGTGGGGCAAAAATCATCCTCATATAGCATGATAGACAGAACCTCCTCACAGGAGCAGGAAGgattgtatatatttaaaaataacgtCTTAAtgccacaaaatattttaaaaacctggaAGATTTCCCAACAATATAAATTGGCATATGTTTATCCCACCTTTCCTTGCATTTGCAAATAATTATATCTCTCAGACTttagagtttgtttttttttgcagaccTAGGGACTTATTCAGAGTTGTTGAATGTCCCTAAATCTTGCTGACATCAGTGGATTCTGAAGTACACAACATCTCACAAGATCAGGATTAATGAAAATGCATGGCATCATAATTCCCCATGAAAATGCCATCAGTTTTGGAACATCTGATTAGAACATCTGTAATTTTAGAGGACAAAATAGCACTTATCTCTATGACAAATTCTTATGAATCATTTGCACTTTTGCAGCTCTGAGCTTCACTCAGATTTTGGACTTTTTCCAAATTTTCCTTCCTAGCCCAGGGACACACCATGGGTCTCCTGGGCTACACAGTTACCAAAGCAATACCCTGTATTTAAAGGGGTAATTCCATATGTAGCCGACACAACAGCGACTTGACCACAGGTCACATTACATGGTCACTCCTGACTGTGGAGTAGTGGCAATCAGGCTCAAGGGAATGAAGTCCAGGTGATGCTCCATGTACTTgtgattcaaaacaaaaatatagttACCCCAGTTTCTTTGTGATAATTCAGGCTACAGTCCCAAGTCTTTATGTATTCTGAGTGTTTGCATAAGAGACTAGCCTGATGGTAAATACAAAATCACATCATGTAGAATACCTAGTCAGGAGGCACTTAAGTAAAGTCTTTCTTCATAAAACTATATCTGGTATTTTTGTTCCAGCCTATGTCTAAACACGTTCTCCAGTGCATGCCTCATTGCAGTGCATTTGTTTATCTTGGCTAACAGAACTGGTTTACCAGCAAATGAAGTTATGCTTTCCTAATATATTGTCTCAGAGTGATGACTGCTCATCATTGAAATTTACCATAATGTTGTTTTCAGAGGGCTCAAACCTGCTTCCgttaaagccagtgggagttcAGAGAGACTTCAGCAGCAACAGAATCATACCCAGCACTTGCATCAGCTATAATATTTAAAGCGCCTCTCCATTTTACAAGAGGAGAGGAATAGTTATCCCATTGTAAACAAAATGGGATTGCCAAAAAATACCAAAGAATCCACTTGAACCTGTTTTGTATTTGTGTTATTTgggatttttctatttttttccattgtaaTATTTTTAGAAAGTGACAAAGTGTTTTGAACTTTAGCCATCATGTCAATAACTTTTGAGTTTTCAAAGGGGGGATTCTTTTCATGACAAACTTATATTATTGTTTACTTGTTACCTTGTAgagagtatttttaaaatcattaaatatacaaagctttttttaaaaaaaaatatataataactAGTTTCATTCCTTCTTTGCAATTCTCTATGAACTGTGGAAGCAAATGTTCCAGGCTAAAGCTGTGGTGAGATGGAGTGCTTATGTTCCCCCCCACTAAAGAATGGAGAAAAGTCAATGAACCAGTCATTAAACAAGCTGCTATCATGAAGGAAGAAACTAACTAGAAAGGGTTTAGGGGAATTTGGTCTGTAGTGATCACTCTTTATAGGGTGAAGTTTAAATCATCCATAGCAAACCCCAGTAGACTGGCTTTGTATGAGTGTGGAGATGGAGGGGGTGAAGCAAATCTCTACTCGTTCAGAGGACGTTGGTGGAGCACCTGTGCAATTGGTCTGCAGCAGCTACCATGCCtcatagattataaaaccagCTACAGGCTGCTGCGCTCCTCATCTCCCTGCAGGGTTTATGGTCAGTGGATGCATAATATTTATGGGTCTATTTGGCCACTTCCCTATCTCACTCATGAATCCCCGGTGTATTCTCCCACAGAGACTGCTGATGTGTAGCACTGTTCTATGGAACAGGTATAATCAGATGGAGAGGACATGTTCTCTCCCCTTTATACCATCCTGTTAACGTACCCATCAACACAGTTGCAGGACTCATTCCATCTCATGCCCAATtccatccctgccctccagtccAACTTGTGTGGTAACATTCCATGCTCCATGCCACATGGGAGACTGAGAGCCTCTCCTCACAGTCTGTATCCCCCGGCCCCAAGCAGGCGGAACCTTAGCAGTTCAGCTGTGGTTCAGGCCTTGCATGTCTGGGGTGAGGGGTCAAGATCCCAAATAAGTATGTGGCTTTAAGGATCAAAAATCCCTCTCCAAAAGTTACGCCCTATTGGTGCTGACAGGCTTGCCTCTCACTTACATACCTATTGAGCTTCATTGGTCGTAAGGATGAAAGCGGAAGCAATGTCTTTATTTCCAACGTTAGGAAAGAATTTTGCACCTTTCTGAGAGCTACTCTTTGGAGTGTGACAACAGTTGGCCGTCAGTAAAGAAAGTCCCATTTTGTGTGAGTGCAAATTAATGCCTACTGCAGCTTACTCCATTCCTTGCAAAATGAAGAGGTTGCTTCCATGCACATTTGACTCTGGGTTTCATGGATTTGAACTCCGTGATTGGTGCAGGCAATGCCTGTTTTGATCACAATCTATAAGACATATTCTGGTTCTAAATTTAAAACAACCTAATAATAAAGGGATTGGATAACTGAAGGAATTGGAAATGGGAGCCACAGCCTTTTATGTCTGAGTCACTTTGTCCTGGGACAGCAGCTGATTAGGCTGCTGCCATGTGACAGCAGCTTGGTGGCCAACCTGAAATG
Above is a window of Caretta caretta isolate rCarCar2 chromosome 2, rCarCar1.hap1, whole genome shotgun sequence DNA encoding:
- the NEDD9 gene encoding enhancer of filamentation 1; translation: MKYKNLMARALYDNVPECAEELAFRKGDILTVIEQNTEGLEGWWLCSLHGRQGIVPGNRVKLLIGPVQDSPSNQDASNSRSMHHAYNQQKVYQTPSSQASTWDPVYQVPPSHLNQGIYQVPTGHGLQEQDVYQVPPSVQRSLGGTDGSPFNSKVVTPVRTGQGYVYEFPSKYQKDTYDIPPVRPSQGIYDVPPASVKGPVHPVPMGEARGQGVYDIPPIKGIYDFPASACREDTGLRENLLDFPPSVNHNARLEGVYDIPPPTTKELAKKFTSDVPIPNDLMSRKHGLYDIPVSHQNQFLGQQIAPQKDVYDTPRGVPFPGQQSGFSKSLNPEGREGVYDVPPQDTKGLKDVTDGINRLSFSSTGSTRSNMSTSSTTSKESSFSASPSQDKRLILDPDTAIERLYWLQQTVETVVSNLMAFVNTDWRSYGYMEKNINEIHTAVEKVEQSLVEYLQFAKGATANASCLSEINLYNKMRRELQRLEDSHQILTQTSHDLSSYSWSLNILVVNKSQNKCDDLDRFVMVAKTVPDDAKQLTTTVSINAEMLFKQVSGRSRLKNVSENIMNTSDYAYNSPQNQLLHHGEKTQDHSSSLPPLLSKDLHPPGITNEGSEKSWMDDYDYVHLQGKEEFERQQKELLEKENIIKQNKMQLEHHQINQFQQLEQEITKPVENDISKWKPPQSLQTASSNVGSQDRELLFFYSDQCETHFVSLLNAIDAFFNCVSAAQPPRMFVAHSKFVILSAHKLVFIGDTLTRQVTTQDIRSKVMNSSNQLCELLKNIVMATKMAALYYPNPTALQEMVDRVTELSHHAQLFKRSLVQMASF